A single genomic interval of Chitinophaga sp. 180180018-3 harbors:
- the cas6 gene encoding CRISPR-associated endoribonuclease Cas6 gives MRLYLALSRNRQLVPYNYQPQLTGAIHKWLGQNSWHGTTALFSFSWLQRGESTGKGLSFPHGARLEISAYESDFIKRLIKGVQQDPYLAFGLKATDITIQEAPIFSEKETLFVTSPILIKRTIDNRDIHYTYDDPLCGALLTETLQRKLRIAGIAPDGVKVDFLKDYPGAQTKIIYYNKIGNRVNICPVIIEGTPEQISFAWKTGLGNSTGIGFGALK, from the coding sequence ATGCGACTGTACTTAGCCCTTTCCCGAAATAGACAACTGGTTCCCTACAACTATCAACCCCAGCTCACGGGTGCAATTCACAAATGGTTGGGCCAGAATAGTTGGCACGGTACTACAGCTTTATTTTCTTTTTCCTGGTTGCAACGGGGTGAATCAACCGGAAAAGGTTTATCATTTCCCCATGGTGCGAGACTAGAGATATCCGCGTATGAATCAGATTTTATTAAACGGCTTATAAAAGGCGTTCAGCAAGATCCCTATCTCGCTTTTGGTTTGAAAGCCACAGACATTACAATCCAGGAAGCTCCAATATTTTCCGAAAAAGAAACGCTATTTGTAACCAGCCCAATTTTGATCAAACGAACAATAGACAACAGGGATATTCATTATACCTATGATGACCCGTTATGTGGGGCCCTGTTGACCGAAACATTGCAAAGAAAACTGCGGATAGCTGGAATTGCACCAGATGGTGTAAAAGTGGATTTTTTAAAGGATTACCCTGGCGCTCAAACTAAAATCATTTACTATAACAAAATTGGGAACAGAGTTAATATATGCCCGGTAATAATAGAAGGTACACCTGAGCAGATCTCATTTGCATGGAAAACCGGCTTGGGCAACAGTACTGGCATTGGCTTCGGTGCGTTAAAATAA